The Trichoderma asperellum chromosome 6, complete sequence region GTTTGCAAGAGAGGCCCAAGTTGCCTACTTGCTTGGTCGTGTCCTATCTCATACCCATGACCCTACACTAGATCCTGACTTTAATTCCAATAAGCCGTTAATGCTTCAGACAGCCCTGGCATCCTTTAAATCACTGTTACCAGAGGAGATTGACAGGTGCGCCCGGTATTGTGGCGCGATTGGGATCTGTAATAGGTAAGCTTGTCTAGCACAAAAGGGGCCCATTCTCATTTTTTAGCAGTGCATTATTTCTACTGTATAATTAATCACCTACGAGAGACTGCCATGATTCAACGGTAGCTGCAGTTGTTAACATTGCATCCAATTATGAAACTTTAATCGAGACTGGCGAGCTTAAGAATGAAGAGCTATCTCCATTcgttctttattttctctatCAATCTGCTACTATTCTAGCCAGTTGGACGCAGAGGAGTGGAGATTTGAGCTATATCCAATCCTATATATCTATCCTTAATATGCTTGAAGGTTTTAATTCTCGATGGAAGCTAGCAGGTAAGAAACTCTAATAATTGTTGAATTATGCTAAAGCTtctagaatattatatacaaCGTCTTCAACAGCCTTTACATAATAAATAATCAAGAAAATTAACGTttgatattttatatatgCATCGAGGAGCGGCTCGTAGCCATACAGCCAATCTTCATGGAATTTATTACCGAcaatattactgctactaggATAATAATGCGCTGTACTACTAAACTTCCAATAATCAATTGCACATGACTGCCAAAATAGATGAAAAATATTGGCTGTCTTGCTTTGAGTGTACGTGGCCATGGGATCGTAGCAGCCGTCAAAATTGATGTTGTCGAAATTGACTTCGCCTAAGCGATGGGCTACAGAGGAGAGAACGACAACTTAAGAGAAGCGCTCAGAATTCGCTCCAGCCAGTAACGCAGGCATCAGCAAGTtgataagaagaaaatgagcGACGTGGTTTGTGCCAAACTGAGTCTCAAAGCCATCCTTGGTTCGGCCCTCGGGGGGTGTCATGACACCGGCGTTGCGGATCAGGATGTTCAAAACCCTGCTCACCGATAGAAACATGGCGGCACAAGAAACTATGCTAGCAATCGATTCGAGTTCGAGCTCTAAGAGGCGGACGCGATCGCTGCTGGCGTTCTCGCCCAaagccttctttgccttttcgaGCTTCCTAGCCTTCAGAAATAGTGTGGCTCCTGCAGTGTACAGTGCCCGCGCGGTCTCGACGCCAATACCCGCAGAGGATCCAATGAAtttagttttatctttataatagattttaaaattattttattttaaagctgcaaatatataaaaataaatttataaaatttaatttcttaaagcactattttaaatatttctttactgCAGTTTCAATTGCCTGCGTTATCAAACATTCCAAGTTAAAGAAGGGCTTAGTAGACTGGCTGGTAGATTGTTTTTCTTGAGCAAGTATGTACCTTAAAACAAGGGGCGCTATGGAATTGTCTTCGGAAATTCCGGTTGTTGGATAAGTTTACTAGCACTAGTATCCCAGAGGCGAACTCATGAGCCGTGAATTGATGTAGAGAAAGGAGACTCGTAGGCAATGTACTTTTTGCAGCATGTGCTAAGGCTACTTTAGAGATTATATCCGGTCTTCTGGTATAAGTCTTGCATTCCTTAAAACTACTGTCACGGAATCACCAGTTGGACGTCCCGGTACactactatacttttatataaacaaaaTGTAAATCTATCTCTTGTACTTTTTAAACAAAATAACATTATCAAAGAAATTCACTTCTGACAATCTTTGGGCTAACTCCTTAATTCCAATATGCCCAGTAAAGTCAAACCCGCGATTTTGGTTTTCGCCCAGATTTACAGTAACACTAACAGGAATTTGATAGCAAGGAGTTTGTCTATCCAATCTCCTGAAACCAAATGCAAAGCTAGCTTGTTTAGTTGCAAAGTTGTAAGATGCACTCTTAAATGTTTACCCGTAATATGGTGGCTTTGGTTGTATAATTGACACTATCCCATATTTAGTATTGTTACCGGGTCAGTTTCCTTAGTTGATCCAGACCTTTTGTCGCTGTGTGGAGAAAATGAAACTAATACAAGCAGGAGTCGAAGCTACAATAGAGGGGCGCCAAAGGGCGGCAGGGCGCCACTGGTCGGGCTTTGCTGCTTGAGGCCTGGCGCAGGAGTGAAAACCTATGGATCAGATTTACTTTAACAGTAAATACCGCCTGGGGTATTATTTACCGTGGTACTGTATTTTACAGTGTCTGCCAATGCCCTTGTAATCTAAATATGTTTCCCCCTATTGATGGAAATGAGCTGTGCTGTAACCTAGAATAATATGTGCGACAGCTATTGGGGCTCAGCATTGTATTTTAGATATTAGGTATATAATGGTTACAAGTTTGGCTGGTTGTAGCAAAGGAAGATAGGTTTGCTTCTAAACCGGACCAGAACCCTTACTTTCATTGAGCATTTTCCTGAACCAGAGTTCTACGAAGTTATTTCTCTCAAAAAGCAAATATGAAGTTTACATATCTGGTGTCGGCCTTTTTTACTGCCAATACGGCAGCTGCTTTAACAATTCTCGACAAGCGGGTTACAACCTGGTGCGATGCCTTTGGTAGTCTCCAAGCCGGTCCATATACTGTCTTTCAT contains the following coding sequences:
- a CDS encoding uncharacterized protein (EggNog:ENOG41~TransMembrane:1 (o39-56i)) — its product is MFLSVSRVLNILIRNAGVMTPPEGRTKDGFETQFGTNHVAHFLLINLLMPALLAGANSERFS